GGTGAGGTCGTCGCGGTACGCGAGCGCACCGGAGTGCATCGCGACGAGAGAGATGCGGTGCGCGAGGACGTCGTGCATCTCGCGGGCGATGCGGGACCGCTCAGCCGTGCGGGCCTGGTCCACGCGCGCGGCCTGCTCTCGTTCGGCGCGCACGGCGCGCTCCTCGAGGTTCTGCAGCGTCTCCCGGCGGCCGCCGATGTAGAAGCCGACCGCGACGCAGACGGCGTAGACGAGCGCGCTCGCCAGGAGCGCTGCCCACCACGAGACCTGGACCTCGGTGCTCACGATCTGCTCGTACGCGTAGCCGGCACCGATCCAGACCACCCCGATCGCCAGCACCTCGCGCCAGCGTCGCCGTGCCGAGACCGAGACGACGATGATGGAGAGAGCTCCGGCGCTGGACGCCGAGACGGCAGAGATCGCGGAGACGACGAGGGCGATCGTCAACGGACGTCGTCGTCGCCACAGCATGAGGACGACAGCGGCGAGGCCGAGCAGCAGGTCGAGCGCGAAGAGGACGTCGGAACCGTCCGGAAAGCTCAGGAGCGTCCCACCGAACGTCAGCGCCCCGGTGGACAGGGCCACGAGGACCCGCCACGTCGTGCCCCACGCCCGCAGCGGCGGGGGAGAGTACGCGGGCAGGACCGGGCGGAAGGGCATGGGGTGCAGCGTAGGTCGCGCTCCGGCGGCGGCGACAGCGTCGCAGGTCGCGGGCTGCGGGCGCTCACCTCATACCAGAGGCGTACAGGTCTCCGCCGGACGGCCGATGCGGACGACCCCGCAGGCAGAGGAGGGTAGAGCCATGATCACAGTGGAGAGACTCACCAAGAGATACGGCGCGTTCACCGCCGTCGACGACGTGTCCTTCGAGGTCCGGCCAGGACGCGTGACAGGTTTTCTCGGACCGAACGGTGCCGGCAAGTCCACCGCGATGCGGATGATGTGCGGGCTGACCCCGCCGACGACCGGGACCACCACGGTGTTCGGCAAGCCCTTCGCCGAGCTGGTCAACCCCGGCCGCCGCGTCGGCGTCCTCCTCGACGCGTCCGCGCAGCACGTCGGACGCACCGGCCGCGAGGTCCTCGCGCTCAGCGCCCTGACGATGGGCGTGGACAAGCGCCGGGTCGACGAGATGCTCGAGCTCGTCGGCCTGAGCCCCAAGGAGGCCGGCCGTCGTGTCCGCAACTACTCCCTCGGGATGCGCCAGCGTCTCGGCATCGCGAACGCCCTCGTCGGTGACCCGCAGATGCTCGTCCTCGACGAGCCCGTCAACGGACTCGACCCCGCCGGCATCCGGTGGATGCGCTCGCTCCTGAGAGACTTCGCCGAAGCCGGCGGGACCGTCCTGCTCTCGTCGCACCTCCTGCTCGAGATGGACGCCATCGCTGACGACCTCGTCGTCATCGGGCACGGCAAGATCGTCGCGCAGGGCGCCAAGTCCGAGCTGCTCGCCGTCGCCGGGTCCGTCGCGTCGAGCCTGGACGACGCGAGCCTGCTCGCCGCCCTGCGCGGCGCTGGCCTCGAGGCCGAGACCCGACCGAGCGGAGGGCTGAGCACACCAGCCAGCCCAGAAGAGGTCGGGCGCGTCGCGCTCGCGGCAGGCATCGTGCTCACCGGTCTGGGCGCAGCAGAGAACCACGGGCTCGAGGAGCTCTTCTTCGACCTGACGTCGGAGCACGGTCGCGAGGAGGTCGGAGCAGCATGAGCACCACGACAGAGTCCCTGGGGAAGCCAACCCTCGCTCGGACACAACCCATCGCTGCCGTCCCGTTCACGCGGTTGCTGCACGTCGAGCTCCGCAAGCAGATCGACACGCGGGCCGGGCGGTGGCTGCTCATCACGCTCGGGATCGTGACGGCCCTCATCATGCTCATCGTCGTGTGGGTGAGCGCCCCCGAGAACCTCACGTTCATGAATCTCGTGCTGGGTGCGGCGGTCCCGCAGAGCCTCCTGCTGCCGGTCATCGGCATCATGGCGGTGACGAGCGAGTGGTCGCAGCGGACAGGCATGGTCACGTTCGCGCTCGAGCCCCGACGTGGCCGGGTCGTCGCGGCCAAGGTGCTCAGCGCGCTCGGCCTCGGGATCGCAGCCGTGGTGGCGGCGATCGTGCTCGCCGCGGTCGCGAACGTCGCCGGGATGGCGTTCCAGGACGGCGTCGGCACCTGGACGCTGGACTGGGAGGTGCTCGGCGGGTTCCTCCTCACGCAGCTGCTCGTCGTCGCCCAGGGGGTCGCGTTCGGCATGATCCTGCTCAACACGCCGGCGGCGATCGTCACGTACTTCATCCTGCCGACCGTTCTGAGCCTCCTCGGGGGGCTCGTCTCATGGCTGCAGACCCCGTCGCAGTGGCTCGACATGAACAGCACCATGGGGCCGCTCGTCGCCGGGACGATGGACGGTGACGCGTGGGCGAAGCTCGCCGTGTCCAGCCTCGTCTGGGTCGTCCTCCCGCTCGTCGCGGGAACGTGGCGGGTGCTCCACCGCGAGGTGAAGTAGCCCGAGGCGGAGCAGGTGGGCCGAGGCCGAGCCGGCAGGCCGAGGGCGTCGCACTGACGTCCTCGGTCAGCCGTCTGCGAGCCGGGTGACGAGATCGAGCTCGTCGTCGCGGGTGATCCCCGCGCGACGAGGCCGATCGAGACCGCGGGCACGCTCGTCCTCGAGCGTGTCCGCCAGCGTCTCGCGGACGGGACGCAGCGTCCCGCCCGCGGCGCGGAAGGCCTGGTTGCTGCGCCGGAAGAACCCCGTGCACGACGACGGGAGCCAGAGCGGCAGCGACCGTGGGCCCGCCCAGGGGTCGACGCCCTGCTCGGTCAACCAGTCGTCGTCGGCAGCGACGAGCCGCCCGCGGAACCCGGCGACAGCCCCGGCCTCGTCGAGCAGGTCGCCCAGCGGGACGGGGTCGCCCACGACGTTGACGGTCCCCGTCGTGCCGTGCCGTGCGGCACCGGCCAGCCAGGACGCCGCGTCCCGAACGTCCACCACCTGCACGTGGCGGTCGTCGCAGACCGGGGAGAGGACAGGGCCGTCGTCGGCCAGAGCCAGGCGCGAGACCCAGTAGCCGAACCGGTCGCTCGGGTCGCCAGGCCCCGCGACGAGCCCCGGCCGAGCGACGAGCAGCCGGTCACCGAGCGCAGCCCTGGCCGCCCGCTCGGCGGTCACCTTCGCGTGGGCGTAGTCGTCGAGGTCGGTGGGATCGACCGCCGTGGCGCTCTCGTCCGCGCCCGGAGGGTCGTCGTCCTGGGCATAGACGGAGACCGAGGAGACGAACGTCCAGTGCGCGGCGCGCGGACCGAGGACCGCGACGGCGTCGGCGACCGCGGCCGGGTCGCGAGAGACGTCGACCACCGCGTCCCAGTCCGTGCCGGCGAGCGCGTCATACGCACCGGGCCGGGAACGGTCGGCCTGCACGAGGGTCGCGCCGTCGGCCACGGAGCCAGAGCTGCCGCGGGCCAGGCACGTCACGTCGTCGCCCTGCGCGACGGCCCGGGCCGCGATCTGGCGTCCGAGCCATGCGGTGCCGCCGAGGATGAGAGTGGTCGCCATGCGCCCACCGAACCACACGGCGGTCACAAGACCACGGACGTTCGCTCTGGGCACACGACCCTCCCGTGCCGGGTGCGAGCCCCCTCGCCAGGTGAAACATCGCCGGTCACGGCGCGGAAGGCTGGACAACCCTCGCGATTCGGCGTTCCCTGGTCACATGCCTCCGGCTCCCTCTCGTCCTGTCCGCACGCGCCCGCTCGCCCGACCGCGCCTGAGCTC
This sequence is a window from Sanguibacter antarcticus. Protein-coding genes within it:
- a CDS encoding ABC transporter permease → MSTTTESLGKPTLARTQPIAAVPFTRLLHVELRKQIDTRAGRWLLITLGIVTALIMLIVVWVSAPENLTFMNLVLGAAVPQSLLLPVIGIMAVTSEWSQRTGMVTFALEPRRGRVVAAKVLSALGLGIAAVVAAIVLAAVANVAGMAFQDGVGTWTLDWEVLGGFLLTQLLVVAQGVAFGMILLNTPAAIVTYFILPTVLSLLGGLVSWLQTPSQWLDMNSTMGPLVAGTMDGDAWAKLAVSSLVWVVLPLVAGTWRVLHREVK
- a CDS encoding sensor histidine kinase produces the protein MPFRPVLPAYSPPPLRAWGTTWRVLVALSTGALTFGGTLLSFPDGSDVLFALDLLLGLAAVVLMLWRRRRPLTIALVVSAISAVSASSAGALSIIVVSVSARRRWREVLAIGVVWIGAGYAYEQIVSTEVQVSWWAALLASALVYAVCVAVGFYIGGRRETLQNLEERAVRAEREQAARVDQARTAERSRIAREMHDVLAHRISLVAMHSGALAYRDDLTREETRATATIVRDNAYLALAELREVLGVLRDVASGATEPDRPQPTLGALPDLVEESRAAGTAVTCTVLAQTAEALASLPETTSRNAFRILQEALTNARKHAAGAPVELGLSGVPGGRLDIVLRNPVPEPAALASTGPDLPASGMGLAGLTERAKLAGGELTHGIDQGGQFAVRAWLPWP
- a CDS encoding ABC transporter ATP-binding protein, giving the protein MITVERLTKRYGAFTAVDDVSFEVRPGRVTGFLGPNGAGKSTAMRMMCGLTPPTTGTTTVFGKPFAELVNPGRRVGVLLDASAQHVGRTGREVLALSALTMGVDKRRVDEMLELVGLSPKEAGRRVRNYSLGMRQRLGIANALVGDPQMLVLDEPVNGLDPAGIRWMRSLLRDFAEAGGTVLLSSHLLLEMDAIADDLVVIGHGKIVAQGAKSELLAVAGSVASSLDDASLLAALRGAGLEAETRPSGGLSTPASPEEVGRVALAAGIVLTGLGAAENHGLEELFFDLTSEHGREEVGAA
- a CDS encoding NAD-dependent epimerase/dehydratase family protein; the encoded protein is MATTLILGGTAWLGRQIAARAVAQGDDVTCLARGSSGSVADGATLVQADRSRPGAYDALAGTDWDAVVDVSRDPAAVADAVAVLGPRAAHWTFVSSVSVYAQDDDPPGADESATAVDPTDLDDYAHAKVTAERAARAALGDRLLVARPGLVAGPGDPSDRFGYWVSRLALADDGPVLSPVCDDRHVQVVDVRDAASWLAGAARHGTTGTVNVVGDPVPLGDLLDEAGAVAGFRGRLVAADDDWLTEQGVDPWAGPRSLPLWLPSSCTGFFRRSNQAFRAAGGTLRPVRETLADTLEDERARGLDRPRRAGITRDDELDLVTRLADG